In a single window of the Sphingosinicella microcystinivorans genome:
- a CDS encoding OmpW/AlkL family protein, which yields MTRTKAALLLGIAAAAAISPNLAHAAAGDFLVRLRGIVVAPNEKSGSVLPAFPGEKVSLDNAVTPEVDFTYMATNNIGFELIAATTKHTASGRTGTTGTIGKLASTWVLPPTLTVQYHLMPEAKVRPYVGAGLNYTMFYNDKASSALEGAVGETRVRLKDSFGWAAQAGIDIDLNEKMFLNFDIKYIDIDTTARLDTTAAGTQRVKINIDPIVVGAGVGFRF from the coding sequence ATGACCCGTACCAAGGCCGCGCTTCTGCTGGGTATTGCCGCAGCGGCCGCGATTTCGCCGAATCTTGCCCACGCGGCGGCCGGCGACTTCCTCGTCCGCCTGCGCGGCATCGTCGTTGCGCCGAACGAGAAGAGCGGCAGCGTCCTGCCCGCCTTCCCGGGCGAGAAGGTCAGCCTTGACAATGCCGTCACGCCCGAGGTCGATTTCACCTATATGGCGACGAACAACATCGGCTTCGAGCTGATCGCCGCCACCACCAAGCACACGGCGAGCGGCAGGACCGGCACGACCGGAACCATCGGCAAGCTCGCCTCGACGTGGGTGCTGCCGCCGACGCTGACGGTGCAGTACCACCTGATGCCGGAGGCCAAGGTGCGCCCGTATGTCGGCGCGGGCCTCAACTACACGATGTTCTACAACGACAAGGCGTCGAGCGCGCTCGAGGGCGCCGTCGGCGAGACGCGCGTGCGGCTGAAGGACAGCTTCGGCTGGGCCGCGCAGGCGGGCATCGACATCGACCTCAACGAGAAGATGTTCCTGAATTTCGACATCAAGTACATCGACATCGATACGACCGCGCGGCTCGATACCACCGCGGCCGGGACCCAGCGCGTGAAGATCAACATTGATCCGATCGTCGTCGGCGCGGGCGTCGGCTTCCGCTTCTGA